One window of Pseudomonas sp. ML2-2023-3 genomic DNA carries:
- a CDS encoding co-chaperone GroES, with protein sequence MKLRPLHDRVVIRRSEEEKKTAGGIVLPGSAAEKANSGEILAVGTGRVLDNGEVRALAVKVGDKVVFGPYSGSNTVKVDGEDLLVMAENEILAVIEG encoded by the coding sequence ATGAAGCTTCGTCCTCTGCATGACCGCGTCGTAATCCGTCGCAGCGAAGAAGAAAAGAAAACCGCTGGCGGTATCGTTCTGCCGGGTTCTGCTGCCGAAAAAGCCAACAGCGGTGAAATCCTCGCTGTCGGTACTGGCCGCGTTCTGGACAACGGTGAAGTACGTGCGCTGGCCGTGAAAGTGGGTGACAAGGTTGTGTTCGGCCCTTACTCCGGCAGCAACACTGTGAAAGTCGACGGCGAAGACCTGCTGGTTATGGCTGAGAACGAAATTCTCGCTGTAATCGAAGGCTGA
- the groL gene encoding chaperonin GroEL (60 kDa chaperone family; promotes refolding of misfolded polypeptides especially under stressful conditions; forms two stacked rings of heptamers to form a barrel-shaped 14mer; ends can be capped by GroES; misfolded proteins enter the barrel where they are refolded when GroES binds), translating into MAAKEVKFGDSARKKMLAGVNVLADAVKATLGPKGRNVIIEKSFGAPTITKDGVSVAKEIELKDRFENMGAQLVKDVASRANDDAGDGTTTATVLAQSIVNEGLKAVAAGMNPMDLKRGIDKATIAIVKELKSLAKPCADSKAIAQVGTISANSDSSIGDIIAEAMEKVGKEGVITVEEGSGLENELSVVEGMQFDRGYLSPYFVNKPETMTAELDGPLILLVDKKISNIRELLPVLEAVAKAGRPLLIVSEDVEGEALATLVVNNMRGIVKVVAVKAPGFGDRRKAMLQDIAVLTGGTVISEEIGLSLESATLEHLGNAKRVTVTKENTTVIDGAGVEADIQARVTQIRAQVADTTSDYDREKLQERLAKLSGGVAVIKVGAGSEVEMKEKKARVEDALHATRAAVEEGVVPGGGVALVRALQAIADLKGDNADQNVGIALLRRAVEAPLRQIVANSGDEPSVVVDKVKQGSGNYGYNAATGEYGDMIEMGILDPAKVTRSALQAASSIASLMITTEAMIAEIQEDKPAGGMPDMGGMGGMGGMM; encoded by the coding sequence ATGGCTGCTAAAGAAGTTAAATTCGGCGACTCCGCCCGTAAAAAAATGCTGGCCGGTGTAAACGTCCTGGCTGACGCAGTAAAAGCGACCCTGGGCCCTAAAGGCCGTAACGTGATCATCGAGAAGAGCTTCGGCGCTCCGACCATCACCAAGGACGGCGTTTCCGTTGCCAAAGAAATCGAGCTGAAAGATCGCTTCGAAAACATGGGCGCGCAGCTGGTTAAAGACGTTGCCTCCCGTGCCAACGATGACGCTGGTGACGGTACTACCACTGCAACCGTTCTGGCTCAATCGATCGTCAACGAAGGCCTGAAAGCCGTCGCTGCCGGCATGAACCCGATGGACCTGAAGCGCGGTATCGACAAAGCGACCATCGCCATTGTCAAAGAGCTGAAATCCCTGGCCAAGCCATGCGCTGACAGCAAGGCGATCGCTCAGGTAGGTACCATCTCTGCCAACTCCGACAGCTCCATCGGCGACATCATTGCCGAAGCCATGGAAAAAGTCGGTAAAGAAGGCGTGATCACTGTTGAAGAAGGCTCGGGCCTGGAAAACGAACTGTCTGTTGTTGAAGGCATGCAGTTTGACCGTGGCTACCTGTCCCCGTACTTCGTCAACAAACCAGAAACCATGACTGCCGAGCTCGACGGTCCGCTGATCCTTCTGGTCGACAAAAAGATCTCCAACATCCGTGAACTGCTGCCAGTTCTGGAAGCTGTTGCCAAAGCCGGTCGCCCACTGCTGATCGTATCCGAAGACGTTGAAGGCGAAGCCCTGGCGACTCTGGTTGTGAACAACATGCGCGGTATCGTGAAAGTCGTTGCTGTTAAAGCACCTGGCTTTGGTGATCGTCGTAAGGCAATGCTGCAGGACATCGCTGTTCTGACTGGCGGTACCGTTATCTCCGAAGAGATCGGTCTGAGCCTGGAAAGCGCTACCCTGGAACACCTGGGTAATGCCAAGCGCGTTACCGTAACCAAAGAAAACACCACCGTTATCGACGGTGCTGGCGTTGAAGCTGACATCCAGGCTCGTGTGACTCAGATCCGTGCTCAAGTGGCTGATACCACTTCGGACTACGACCGTGAAAAACTGCAAGAGCGTCTGGCCAAGCTGTCTGGCGGCGTAGCAGTGATCAAGGTTGGCGCTGGCTCTGAAGTAGAAATGAAAGAGAAGAAAGCCCGCGTTGAAGACGCCCTGCACGCAACCCGTGCAGCCGTTGAAGAAGGCGTGGTACCTGGCGGTGGCGTGGCACTGGTTCGCGCTCTGCAGGCAATCGCTGATCTGAAAGGCGACAACGCTGATCAGAACGTTGGTATCGCACTGCTGCGTCGTGCTGTTGAAGCACCTCTGCGCCAGATCGTTGCCAACTCCGGTGACGAGCCAAGCGTAGTTGTCGACAAAGTTAAGCAGGGTTCGGGTAACTACGGTTACAACGCAGCCACTGGCGAATACGGCGACATGATTGAAATGGGTATCCTTGACCCGGCTAAAGTGACTCGTTCGGCTCTGCAAGCGGCTTCGTCGATTGCCAGCCTGATGATCACCACTGAGGCGATGATCGCTGAGATCCAGGAAGACAAACCAGCTGGCGGCATGCCAGACATGGGCGGCATGGGTGGTATGGGCGGCATGATGTAA
- a CDS encoding LTA synthase family protein, whose product MRLLHTAPMRYLLLLTGCWLATFLITRGVLLVTHLGEAGNNWLPVFGIGLLYDLGFLAYAALPLGLYLLLCPPGLWRRRGHQWFLQGLLTVSLFAILFTAVAEWLFWDEFGVRFNFIAVDYLVYSDEVLNNVLESYPIGILLSAIALTAIVLSLVLRKPFNAAMNAPLPTFGSRIAAFASLLLVAGLSLQLLDQDGPRGQGGNAYQHELASNGPYQFFAAFRNNELDYQQFYASLPTDVVAQQLRKELTEPNATFVGQDPLDIRRNIDNPGTARQPNIVLVTIESFSAKYLGSNGDGRNLTPNLDQLRKESLYFNNFYATGTRTDRGLEAITLAIPPTPGRSIVKRIGRESGFASLGQQLKGVGYDSVFVYGGRGYFDNMNAFFSGNGYRVVDQSSVNEADIHFKNAWGMADEDLYRETLKLADADYAQQKPFLLQLMTTSNHRPYTYPEGRIDIKSGNGRDGAVKYTDYAIGQFLDAARKKPWFDNTIFVFVADHTAGSAGKEDLPITNYQIPLFIYAPKLIEARENAQLASQIDLAPTLLGLLNLDYQSTFFGRNLLQDNPLPPRVVVGNYQHLGLFDGKDLAILSPRQGLRRHDEALTTSVESRVPATDPLIERAIAYYQGASHGYKQQLLGWKPTQGIPEQLSQR is encoded by the coding sequence ATGCGTCTGCTGCACACTGCGCCAATGCGCTACCTCCTTCTGTTGACTGGCTGCTGGCTGGCGACTTTTCTAATTACCCGAGGCGTTCTGCTGGTCACCCACCTGGGAGAGGCTGGTAACAACTGGCTTCCGGTGTTTGGCATTGGCTTGCTTTATGACCTCGGCTTTCTGGCCTATGCCGCCCTGCCTCTGGGCCTGTACCTGCTGTTATGCCCGCCCGGCCTGTGGCGTCGTCGAGGCCATCAGTGGTTTCTGCAAGGCCTGCTGACCGTCAGTCTGTTTGCCATATTGTTCACGGCCGTCGCCGAGTGGCTGTTTTGGGATGAGTTCGGCGTGCGCTTCAACTTTATCGCCGTGGACTATCTGGTCTATTCCGATGAAGTGCTGAACAACGTACTGGAGTCCTACCCCATTGGCATACTGCTCAGTGCCATTGCCCTGACTGCCATTGTGTTGAGCCTTGTTCTGCGCAAACCGTTCAACGCGGCCATGAATGCTCCGCTGCCAACCTTTGGCTCTCGCATCGCTGCCTTCGCCAGTCTGTTGCTGGTAGCTGGCCTGAGCCTGCAACTGCTCGATCAGGACGGCCCACGGGGTCAGGGTGGCAATGCCTATCAGCATGAACTGGCAAGCAATGGCCCGTATCAGTTCTTCGCCGCGTTCCGTAACAACGAGCTGGATTACCAGCAGTTTTATGCCAGCTTGCCGACCGACGTGGTGGCCCAACAATTGCGCAAAGAGTTGACGGAGCCCAACGCTACGTTTGTTGGCCAGGACCCGCTGGATATCCGTCGCAATATCGACAATCCGGGCACTGCGCGTCAGCCCAACATTGTGTTGGTGACGATCGAAAGCTTCAGCGCCAAATACCTGGGCAGCAACGGCGATGGTCGCAACCTGACGCCAAATCTGGATCAACTGCGCAAGGAAAGCCTGTACTTCAATAACTTCTATGCCACCGGCACCCGCACCGACCGCGGCCTGGAAGCCATCACCCTGGCCATTCCGCCGACGCCGGGGCGCTCCATCGTCAAGCGCATCGGCCGTGAAAGCGGTTTTGCCAGCCTGGGCCAGCAGCTTAAAGGTGTGGGTTACGACAGCGTGTTCGTCTATGGCGGACGCGGTTACTTTGACAACATGAACGCCTTTTTCAGTGGCAACGGTTACCGCGTGGTTGACCAAAGCAGCGTGAATGAAGCCGATATCCACTTCAAGAACGCGTGGGGCATGGCCGATGAAGACCTGTACCGCGAAACCCTGAAGCTGGCCGATGCAGACTATGCGCAACAAAAACCCTTTTTGCTGCAACTGATGACCACCTCGAACCATCGCCCCTACACCTACCCGGAAGGCCGGATCGACATCAAGTCGGGTAATGGTCGCGACGGCGCAGTGAAGTACACCGACTACGCCATCGGCCAATTCCTGGACGCAGCGCGCAAAAAGCCCTGGTTCGATAACACGATCTTTGTGTTCGTGGCCGATCACACGGCAGGCAGTGCGGGCAAGGAAGACTTGCCGATCACCAACTATCAGATCCCGCTGTTTATCTATGCGCCCAAACTGATCGAAGCGCGGGAAAACGCGCAACTGGCCAGCCAGATCGATCTTGCCCCAACCTTGCTCGGCTTGCTGAACCTGGACTACCAGTCGACTTTCTTCGGTCGCAACCTGCTCCAGGACAATCCGTTGCCACCACGGGTGGTAGTGGGCAACTACCAGCACCTGGGTTTGTTTGACGGTAAAGACCTGGCCATTCTCAGCCCGCGTCAGGGCCTGCGTCGCCACGACGAAGCGTTGACCACCAGTGTTGAGTCCCGCGTACCGGCGACCGATCCGTTGATTGAACGGGCGATTGCCTACTATCAGGGCGCCAGCCACGGCTATAAACAGCAATTGTTGGGCTGGAAGCCAACGCAGGGAATCCCGGAGCAGCTTTCCCAGCGGTAA
- the colR gene encoding two-component system response regulator ColR — MRILLVEDNRDILANLADYLGLKGYTVDCAQDGLSGLHLAATEHYDLIVLDIMLPGIDGYTLCKRLREDARRDTPVIMLTARDQLDDRLQGFKSGADDYLLKPFALSELAARIEAVLRRAQGGGRRELQVAELRYDLDTLEVTREGRLLKLNPVGLKLLAVLMQKSPHVLRREVLEEALWGDDCPDSDSLRSHVHQLRQVIDKPFDKPLLQTVHGVGYRLAELRDGV; from the coding sequence ATGCGAATTCTATTGGTTGAAGACAACCGCGATATCCTCGCCAACCTGGCGGACTATCTGGGGCTCAAGGGCTATACCGTTGACTGCGCCCAGGATGGATTGTCAGGTTTGCACCTGGCGGCCACTGAGCACTACGACCTGATTGTGCTCGACATCATGTTGCCGGGTATCGACGGCTATACCCTGTGCAAGCGCCTGCGTGAAGACGCTCGTCGCGATACGCCGGTGATCATGCTGACTGCCCGCGACCAATTGGACGACCGCCTGCAAGGCTTCAAGTCCGGTGCCGATGACTACCTGCTCAAGCCGTTTGCCCTGTCCGAACTGGCAGCGCGGATCGAGGCGGTATTGCGTCGCGCCCAAGGCGGAGGTCGACGGGAGTTGCAGGTCGCGGAGCTGCGTTACGACCTCGATACCCTCGAAGTGACCCGTGAAGGGCGTTTGCTCAAGCTCAACCCGGTGGGTCTCAAACTGCTCGCGGTATTGATGCAAAAAAGCCCTCACGTGCTGCGCCGCGAAGTTCTGGAAGAGGCCCTTTGGGGCGACGACTGCCCAGACAGCGACAGCCTGCGCAGCCATGTGCATCAATTGCGCCAGGTGATCGACAAGCCTTTCGACAAGCCTCTGTTGCAAACCGTGCATGGTGTTGGCTACCGCCTCGCCGAGCTTCGCGATGGAGTTTAA
- a CDS encoding ATP-binding protein, with protein MEFKQSLSQRIIIAFALMSALVAGTFAVGIIATVHLVEEKLISAGLGGDLQRLLLMDNGAEWNHRPKPSQLFYFSGGRGDFALPKDLRHLDPGFHEVFRDQLSYHAMVEVVDGRRYVLLQDQSDFEERERVLFAVVVVGFVLALALAVFLGWTLARRVMAPVVRLARQVRHRDQLLGLAPPLAPDYAADEVGELAVAFDATLGRLRDTLTRERLFTSDVSHELRTPLMVLASSCELLLESPSLDQRSRSQVERISRACEEMRELVQTFLMLARAQHEDASMSPTVTLTTVAEGLISLWREPIEAKGLELIYEPGNPLDTRYNATFLHAVMGNLLRNALHYTDKGFIRLTLEPSGFVVEDSGVGIPEEKRQAMFQPFVRGSEKRGEGLGLGLSLVQRICDSQGWRVTLTTMEPNGCRFRVELGPPDA; from the coding sequence ATGGAGTTTAAGCAAAGCCTTTCCCAGCGGATCATCATTGCCTTTGCCTTGATGAGCGCCCTGGTGGCAGGGACATTTGCGGTGGGCATTATTGCCACCGTGCATCTGGTTGAAGAAAAACTCATATCGGCCGGTCTGGGCGGTGATTTGCAGCGCCTGTTGCTGATGGACAACGGCGCAGAGTGGAACCACAGGCCTAAACCGAGTCAGCTGTTTTATTTCAGTGGCGGGCGTGGCGATTTTGCTTTGCCCAAGGACCTGCGCCATCTGGACCCGGGATTCCATGAGGTATTTCGCGATCAGCTGTCGTATCACGCGATGGTTGAAGTGGTCGATGGCCGGCGTTATGTCCTGCTGCAAGACCAGAGCGATTTTGAAGAGCGTGAGCGCGTGCTGTTTGCTGTGGTGGTGGTCGGTTTTGTCCTGGCCCTGGCATTGGCCGTCTTCCTGGGCTGGACGCTTGCACGTCGCGTAATGGCGCCGGTGGTGCGTCTGGCGCGTCAGGTTCGCCATCGAGATCAACTGCTGGGGCTGGCCCCGCCCCTGGCCCCGGACTATGCCGCTGATGAAGTGGGCGAGCTGGCCGTGGCGTTCGACGCTACCCTGGGTCGCCTGCGCGACACCCTGACCCGCGAACGTCTGTTTACCAGTGACGTAAGCCACGAATTGCGCACCCCGCTGATGGTACTGGCCAGCTCCTGCGAACTTCTGCTGGAAAGCCCGTCGCTGGATCAGCGCAGTCGCTCACAGGTCGAGCGCATATCCCGTGCTTGCGAAGAAATGCGTGAACTGGTGCAGACCTTCCTGATGTTGGCCCGCGCGCAACATGAAGATGCCAGCATGTCGCCCACGGTAACGCTCACCACCGTGGCCGAAGGCCTGATCAGCCTGTGGCGAGAGCCCATCGAGGCCAAAGGCCTTGAATTGATTTACGAACCCGGCAATCCGCTGGATACGCGCTATAACGCGACCTTCCTGCACGCGGTGATGGGCAACTTGCTGCGCAATGCGTTGCACTACACCGATAAGGGCTTTATCCGGTTGACCCTGGAGCCCAGCGGGTTTGTGGTGGAAGACAGCGGCGTTGGTATCCCGGAAGAAAAACGCCAGGCCATGTTTCAACCCTTTGTGCGCGGTAGTGAAAAACGTGGCGAAGGGCTGGGTCTGGGGTTGTCGCTGGTGCAGCGAATCTGCGATAGCCAGGGCTGGCGCGTGACCCTCACCACAATGGAGCCAAACGGCTGCCGTTTTCGCGTCGAGCTCGGCCCGCCCGACGCCTGA
- a CDS encoding class I SAM-dependent methyltransferase: MNPIIKLKFSEKYDQQHAAEYLIKHQDGLARRLSHKRDEQLARRALHLAGEPRVVLDLPCGAGRFWPLLAQMPNREIIGADNSASMLEVAALAQPAEVVKRVRRLQTSAFEIDMPDNSVDSIFCMRLLHHIGDASHRMALLRELHRVSRDSLIISLWVDGNFKAWKRKRLERERAVEQGQEGYQNRFVLPAVTVESEFKKAGFVIQDHLDFIPLYAMWRVYVLRKR, from the coding sequence ATGAATCCCATCATCAAACTCAAGTTCTCAGAAAAGTATGACCAGCAGCACGCGGCCGAATACCTGATCAAGCACCAGGATGGTCTGGCTCGCCGTCTCTCGCACAAGCGCGATGAGCAACTGGCCCGCCGCGCTCTTCACCTGGCCGGTGAACCTCGGGTTGTCCTGGATTTGCCCTGTGGCGCCGGGCGTTTCTGGCCGTTGCTGGCGCAAATGCCTAACCGGGAAATCATTGGTGCCGACAACTCGGCCTCCATGCTGGAGGTCGCGGCACTGGCGCAACCGGCCGAGGTGGTGAAACGGGTACGGCGCTTGCAGACGTCTGCATTTGAAATAGATATGCCGGACAACTCCGTTGACAGTATTTTTTGCATGCGTCTGCTGCACCATATTGGTGATGCAAGTCACCGGATGGCTCTACTGCGCGAGCTTCATCGTGTCAGCCGGGACAGTTTGATCATTTCGCTCTGGGTGGACGGCAATTTCAAGGCCTGGAAACGCAAGCGTCTTGAGCGTGAGCGCGCTGTGGAACAAGGGCAGGAGGGTTACCAAAACCGCTTCGTGTTACCAGCTGTTACAGTGGAGTCTGAGTTTAAAAAGGCTGGTTTCGTCATTCAGGATCATTTGGACTTTATTCCGCTTTACGCGATGTGGCGGGTTTACGTACTAAGAAAGAGATAA
- a CDS encoding lipopolysaccharide kinase InaA family protein — protein MTVDFVQQSPSATEDRFEFYWNQKGEWVEEPNQRRGGESGVQRIHDANERLLYVKRQVGHTYRSWRYPLGRPTVLRERDALLAMNRLSVGVPELVYCGARQGEDKQWRALLVTVALDGFVEIDNWYAAGERERWGEAVHDRVLEAIGQTLARMHLGRWQHGCLYAKHVFVRVTGQGENPQVEVALLDLEKSRQRLTAHKAASHDLKQLRRHSSWNATEWDRLIYFYKTVFGSAIKGLR, from the coding sequence ATGACCGTTGATTTTGTACAGCAATCCCCCTCTGCGACTGAAGACCGATTTGAGTTTTACTGGAATCAAAAAGGCGAATGGGTTGAAGAGCCCAACCAGCGTCGCGGTGGCGAGAGTGGTGTACAACGCATTCACGATGCCAACGAGCGTTTGCTCTATGTAAAACGTCAAGTAGGGCACACCTACCGCAGCTGGCGCTATCCGTTGGGTCGCCCGACGGTATTGCGTGAACGCGATGCGTTACTGGCCATGAACCGGCTATCGGTTGGCGTGCCAGAGTTGGTGTACTGCGGGGCCCGGCAAGGGGAAGACAAGCAGTGGCGAGCATTGCTCGTAACCGTCGCTCTGGACGGCTTTGTTGAAATCGACAACTGGTATGCCGCTGGCGAGCGTGAGCGTTGGGGGGAGGCGGTACATGATCGTGTACTTGAGGCCATTGGCCAGACCCTTGCGCGCATGCATCTGGGCCGCTGGCAACATGGCTGCCTGTACGCCAAGCATGTGTTTGTGCGAGTGACAGGGCAGGGTGAAAACCCACAGGTAGAGGTGGCTTTGCTGGACCTTGAAAAAAGCCGGCAACGACTGACTGCTCATAAAGCAGCCTCCCACGACCTTAAGCAGCTTCGCCGCCATTCGTCGTGGAACGCCACGGAGTGGGACAGACTGATCTACTTTTATAAGACGGTGTTTGGCAGCGCCATCAAAGGTTTACGGTGA
- a CDS encoding DUF1513 domain-containing protein — protein sequence MMRRQALKLGGLLLSAITLGGWSLFKQKDRSPLLLSARDDVDGNHFAVGYHLDGTQVFSTQVGQRCHDIINHPTLPIALFVARRPGTESYLINLADGQLLQTLTSLPNRHFYGHAVIHKDGEWLYTTENDTTDPGRGLLGVYRFEGARLVHSGEIPTHGVGPHQVSWMPDGETLVVANGGIRTEAESRVEMNLNAMEPSLVLMQRDGTLLSKETLSQQMNSVRHLGIASDGTIVACQQFMGDAHELSELLAIKRPGQPFEAFPVAEQQLRAMGHYTASVAVHSELRLVALTAPRGNRFFVWDLDSGTLRLDAPLPDCAGVGAVQDGFVVTSGQGRCRFYDCRQSDLSAKPLDLPSGLWDNHLHVM from the coding sequence ATGATGCGCAGGCAAGCTCTCAAGCTCGGCGGTTTACTGCTCAGCGCGATCACGCTGGGCGGTTGGTCCCTGTTCAAGCAAAAAGACCGTAGTCCCTTGCTCTTGAGTGCCCGCGACGATGTGGACGGCAATCACTTTGCTGTCGGTTATCACCTGGATGGCACTCAGGTCTTTAGCACGCAGGTAGGCCAGCGCTGCCATGACATCATCAACCACCCGACACTGCCCATTGCGTTGTTTGTAGCACGGCGCCCCGGCACCGAAAGCTACCTGATCAACCTCGCAGACGGGCAGTTGCTGCAAACACTGACCTCCCTGCCCAACCGCCACTTCTATGGCCACGCAGTCATCCACAAAGATGGCGAGTGGCTCTACACCACCGAAAACGACACCACTGACCCGGGCCGTGGCTTGCTGGGGGTCTATCGCTTTGAGGGCGCACGTCTGGTCCACAGTGGCGAAATCCCTACCCACGGCGTGGGTCCGCATCAAGTGTCCTGGATGCCTGACGGTGAAACGCTGGTGGTGGCCAACGGCGGCATTCGCACCGAAGCCGAAAGCCGGGTCGAGATGAACCTGAATGCGATGGAGCCCAGCCTGGTGCTGATGCAACGCGACGGCACCTTGCTCAGCAAGGAAACCCTGAGCCAGCAGATGAACAGCGTGCGCCATTTGGGCATCGCCAGTGACGGCACAATCGTCGCCTGCCAGCAATTCATGGGCGACGCCCATGAGCTTTCCGAATTGTTGGCCATCAAGCGTCCTGGCCAGCCATTTGAGGCCTTTCCGGTGGCCGAGCAGCAACTGCGTGCCATGGGCCATTACACGGCCAGTGTCGCGGTCCACAGTGAATTGCGGCTGGTTGCGCTGACCGCTCCGCGGGGCAATCGATTTTTCGTGTGGGATCTGGACAGCGGTACCTTGCGTCTGGATGCGCCATTGCCGGACTGTGCGGGGGTGGGTGCGGTACAGGATGGATTTGTGGTGACGTCCGGCCAGGGCCGTTGCCGATTCTATGATTGCCGTCAGAGCGATCTGAGCGCCAAGCCATTGGATCTACCGTCCGGGCTGTGGGACAACCATCTGCATGTGATGTAG
- a CDS encoding imelysin family protein: protein MFRPKLLFTSLAAIALAACSPQDPQAVTSAAIAKQVILPTYSRWVEADRQLAVSALAYCQGKENLETARADFLHAQKAWAELQPLLIGPLAEGNRSWQVQFWPDKKNLVGRQVEQLVIAQPQIDAAALAKSSVVVQGLSAYEYILFDSNINLADDSQKARYCPLLTAIGERQKQLAEEILASWNSTDGMLAQMSKFPNQRYADSHEAIADVLRVQVTALDTLKKKLGTPMGRQSKGIPQPFQADAWRSESSLKSLAASLSAAQSVWAGVDNKGLRSLLPAEQKPLADKIDAAYATSLKLFNDNQRTLNELLADDAGRAQLNAIYDSLNVVHRLHEGELAKALGIQLGFNANDGD, encoded by the coding sequence ATGTTTCGACCCAAGCTGTTGTTCACCAGCCTTGCCGCTATCGCCCTGGCCGCATGCTCGCCACAAGACCCGCAGGCCGTCACCTCCGCAGCCATCGCCAAGCAAGTGATCTTGCCGACGTACAGCCGCTGGGTTGAAGCCGACCGCCAACTGGCCGTCAGCGCACTGGCTTACTGCCAAGGCAAGGAAAACCTGGAGACTGCCAGAGCCGACTTTCTGCATGCGCAAAAAGCCTGGGCCGAGCTGCAGCCTTTACTGATCGGGCCGTTGGCCGAAGGCAATCGTTCGTGGCAGGTACAGTTCTGGCCAGACAAAAAGAATCTGGTCGGCCGTCAGGTTGAGCAACTGGTGATTGCCCAGCCACAGATCGATGCAGCAGCCCTGGCCAAATCCAGCGTTGTGGTGCAAGGCCTGTCGGCTTACGAATACATTCTGTTCGACAGCAATATCAACCTCGCTGACGATTCGCAAAAAGCGCGCTACTGCCCGCTGCTGACCGCCATTGGCGAACGTCAGAAGCAACTGGCCGAAGAAATCCTGGCCAGCTGGAACAGCACCGATGGCATGCTCGCGCAAATGAGCAAGTTCCCTAACCAGCGTTATGCCGACTCCCACGAAGCCATTGCAGATGTGCTGCGTGTACAGGTCACGGCCCTCGATACCCTGAAGAAAAAACTCGGCACCCCAATGGGCCGTCAGAGCAAGGGCATCCCGCAGCCATTCCAGGCTGATGCATGGCGCAGCGAGTCATCGCTCAAAAGCCTGGCCGCCAGCCTATCTGCCGCTCAGAGCGTGTGGGCGGGTGTCGACAACAAAGGGTTGCGCAGCCTGTTGCCTGCCGAGCAAAAACCGTTGGCTGACAAGATCGATGCGGCCTATGCAACCTCGCTCAAGCTGTTCAATGACAACCAGCGCACACTCAATGAGCTGCTGGCAGACGACGCCGGGCGCGCTCAACTGAACGCTATCTATGACAGCCTGAACGTGGTTCATCGCCTGCACGAAGGCGAGCTGGCCAAAGCGCTGGGCATCCAGCTGGGCTTTAACGCCAACGACGGCGATTGA